One Microcebus murinus isolate Inina chromosome 7, M.murinus_Inina_mat1.0, whole genome shotgun sequence genomic region harbors:
- the GPT gene encoding alanine aminotransferase 1 isoform X1, with amino-acid sequence MALRACNQSQATRNGLKEKVLTLDTMNPCVRRVEYAVRGPIVLRALELEQELRQGVKKPFTEVIRANIGDAQAMGQKPITFLRQVLALCVNPDLLSSPNFPDDAKKRAERILQVCGGHSLGAYSISSGIQLIREDVARYIERRDGGIPADPNNIFLSTGASDAIVTVLRLLVAGEGRTRTGVLIPIPQYPLYSAALAELDAVQVDYYLDEEHVWALDVAELRRAVRQARDHCRPRALCVINPGNPTGQVQTRECIEAVIRFAFEERLFLLADEVYQDNVYAEGSQFHSFKKVLTEMGPPYAGQQELASFHSASKGYMGECGFRGGYVEVVNMDAAVQQQMVKLMSVRLCPPVPGQALLDLVVNPPAPSDPSFAQFQAEKQAVLAELAAKAKLAEQVFNEAPGIRCNPVQGAMYSFPRMQLPPRAVQRAQELGLAPDMFFCLRLLEETGICVVPGSGFGQREGTYHFRMTILPPMEKLRPLLEKLSEFHAKFTSEYS; translated from the exons ATGGCCTTGAGGGCATGTAACCAGAGCCAGGCTACACGGAATGGGCTGAAGGAGAAGGTGCTGACACTGGACACCATGAACCCATGTGTGCGGAGGGTGGAGTATGCGGTGCGTGGCCCCATAGTGCTTCGTGCCTTGGAGCTGGAGCAGGAACTGCGCCAG GGTGTGAAGAAGCCCTTCACAGAGGTCATCCGTGCCAATATCGGGGACGCACAGGCCATGGGGCAGAAGCCCATCACCTTCCTGCGGCAG GTCCTGGCCCTTTGTGTAAACCCGGATCTCCTGAGCAGCCCCAACTTCCCTGACGATGCCAAGAAAAGGGCGGAGCGCATCTTGCAGGTGTGCGGGGGCCACAGCCTGG GGGCCTACAGCATCAGCTCTGGCATCCAGCTGATCCGTGAGGACGTGGCACGGTACATCGAGAGGCGCGATGGAGGCATCCCCGCGGACCCCAACAACATCTTCCTGTCTACGGGGGCCAGCGACGCTATCGTG ACGGTGCTGAGGCTGCTAGTGGCCGGCGAGGGCCGCACGCGCACAGGTGTGCTCATTCCCATCCCCCAGTACCCGCTCTACTCCGCCGCGCTGGCCGAGCTTGACGCAGTGCAGGTGGACTACTACCTGGACGAAGAGCACGTCTGGGCGCTCGACGTGGCCGAGCTGCGGCGAGCTGTGCGTCAGGCACGTGACCACTGCCGACCGCGAGCGCTCTGCGTTATCAACCCTGGCAACCCCACCG GGCAGGTGCAGACCCGCGAGTGTATTGAAGCTGTGATCCGATTCGCCTTCGAAGAGCGGCTGTTTCTGCTGGCTGATGAG GTGTACCAGGACAACGTGTACGCCGAGGGTTCCCAGTTCCACTCATTCAAGAAGGTGCTCACGGAGATGGGACCTCCCTACGCCGGGCAGCAGGAACTCGCCTCCTTCCACTCTGCCTCCAAGGGCTACATGGGCGA GTGCGGGTTCCGCGGCGGCTACGTGGAGGTAGTGAACATGGACGCTGCGGTGCAGCAGCAGATGGTGAAGCTGATGAGCGTGCGTCTGTGCCCGCCAGTGCCGGGCCAGGCCCTGCTCGACTTGGTGGTCAACCCGCCCGCACCCTCCGACCCTTCCTTTGCGCAGTTCCAAGCG GAAAAGCAGGCTGTGTTGGCGGAGCTGGCGGCTAAGGCCAAGCTCGCCGAGCAGGTCTTCAACGAGGCTCCTGGCATCCGCTGCAACCCGGTGCAAGGTGCCATGTACTCTTTCCCGCGCATGCAGCTGCCCCCGCGCGCCGTGCAGCGCGCTCAG GAGCTGGGCCTGGCCCCTGATATGTTCTTCTGCCTGCGGCTCTTGGAGGAAACCGGCATCTGTGTAGTACCTGGGAGCGGCTTCGGACAGCGGGAAGGCACCTACCACTTCCG GATGACCATTCTGCCCCCCATGGAGAAGCTGCGGCCGCTGCTGGAGAAGTTGAGCGAGTTTCACGCCAAGTTCACCAGCGAGTACTCCTGA
- the GPT gene encoding alanine aminotransferase 1 isoform X2 → MALRACNQSQATRNGLKEKVLTLDTMNPCVRRVEYAVRGPIVLRALELEQELRQGVKKPFTEVIRANIGDAQAMGQKPITFLRQVLALCVNPDLLSSPNFPDDAKKRAERILQVCGGHSLGAYSISSGIQLIREDVARYIERRDGGIPADPNNIFLSTGASDAIVTVLRLLVAGEGRTRTGVLIPIPQYPLYSAALAELDAVQVDYYLDEEHVWALDVAELRRAVRQARDHCRPRALCVINPGNPTGQVQTRECIEAVIRFAFEERLFLLADEVYQDNVYAEGSQFHSFKKVLTEMGPPYAGQQELASFHSASKGYMGECGFRGGYVEVVNMDAAVQQQMVKLMSVRLCPPVPGQALLDLVVNPPAPSDPSFAQFQASTPFRMTILPPMEKLRPLLEKLSEFHAKFTSEYS, encoded by the exons ATGGCCTTGAGGGCATGTAACCAGAGCCAGGCTACACGGAATGGGCTGAAGGAGAAGGTGCTGACACTGGACACCATGAACCCATGTGTGCGGAGGGTGGAGTATGCGGTGCGTGGCCCCATAGTGCTTCGTGCCTTGGAGCTGGAGCAGGAACTGCGCCAG GGTGTGAAGAAGCCCTTCACAGAGGTCATCCGTGCCAATATCGGGGACGCACAGGCCATGGGGCAGAAGCCCATCACCTTCCTGCGGCAG GTCCTGGCCCTTTGTGTAAACCCGGATCTCCTGAGCAGCCCCAACTTCCCTGACGATGCCAAGAAAAGGGCGGAGCGCATCTTGCAGGTGTGCGGGGGCCACAGCCTGG GGGCCTACAGCATCAGCTCTGGCATCCAGCTGATCCGTGAGGACGTGGCACGGTACATCGAGAGGCGCGATGGAGGCATCCCCGCGGACCCCAACAACATCTTCCTGTCTACGGGGGCCAGCGACGCTATCGTG ACGGTGCTGAGGCTGCTAGTGGCCGGCGAGGGCCGCACGCGCACAGGTGTGCTCATTCCCATCCCCCAGTACCCGCTCTACTCCGCCGCGCTGGCCGAGCTTGACGCAGTGCAGGTGGACTACTACCTGGACGAAGAGCACGTCTGGGCGCTCGACGTGGCCGAGCTGCGGCGAGCTGTGCGTCAGGCACGTGACCACTGCCGACCGCGAGCGCTCTGCGTTATCAACCCTGGCAACCCCACCG GGCAGGTGCAGACCCGCGAGTGTATTGAAGCTGTGATCCGATTCGCCTTCGAAGAGCGGCTGTTTCTGCTGGCTGATGAG GTGTACCAGGACAACGTGTACGCCGAGGGTTCCCAGTTCCACTCATTCAAGAAGGTGCTCACGGAGATGGGACCTCCCTACGCCGGGCAGCAGGAACTCGCCTCCTTCCACTCTGCCTCCAAGGGCTACATGGGCGA GTGCGGGTTCCGCGGCGGCTACGTGGAGGTAGTGAACATGGACGCTGCGGTGCAGCAGCAGATGGTGAAGCTGATGAGCGTGCGTCTGTGCCCGCCAGTGCCGGGCCAGGCCCTGCTCGACTTGGTGGTCAACCCGCCCGCACCCTCCGACCCTTCCTTTGCGCAGTTCCAAGCG TCCACTCCTTTTAGGATGACCATTCTGCCCCCCATGGAGAAGCTGCGGCCGCTGCTGGAGAAGTTGAGCGAGTTTCACGCCAAGTTCACCAGCGAGTACTCCTGA